DNA from Synergistaceae bacterium:
CTTATTTAATTGATTTTTTATAATTCCGAGAATAAAGCAGCCTGAAACTTAGTAATAAAAATAAGCATGCTCTCATTTCTATGAGAGCATGCTTTAGAAAAAACTATTATTTTATTGTTATTTTTTTGATTTCAACTTTTTTGGTAGGACGATCCATCGAGTCTGTTGGAACCTTGCCTATTGATTCTACTACTTCCATGCCTGAGATAACGTGCCCGAATACGGCATGTTTTCCATCTAGCCATTCGCATGGAACAAGAGTAATAAAAAATTGTGAGCCGCCTGTATTTGGACCGGCATTTGCCATGGAGAGTATCCCTGGTTTTCCGTGTACTAATTTTTTATCAAACTCATCCTGTATAGTGTAGCCTGGTCCACCCATTCCTGTTCCATCGGGACATCCGCCTTGAATCATAAATTCATCGATGACACGATGGAATATAAGTCCGTCATAAAACCCTTTTTTCACTAGATTAGTGAAGTTTTCTACTGTTTTGGGAGCTAGATCGTTGTTGAGTTCAATCTCAAAAGTACCCATGGATGTTTCAAATGTTGCAATTTGATTCGTTACTGTATTCTTTTCTTCTGATGTCGCCAAATGAATCACTCCTAATAAAAATATTGCGGCTGCGACCGCTATTATTACTTTTTTATTCATATTGCCTCTCCTTAATATATATTTAACTTTTATTTATAAATTTTACTAAACGAAAATCTTTTTTCCCGACTCTAATCTGTATATAGCCACCGTCAAGGAGATCTGTTGATGAAAGCTGTTTTCCTTCTTCCATTATTTTAATTCCGTTTAGATATACGCCGCCCTCTTTAATTTTCCGTTTGGCTTCTCCTTTAGATGAACACGCAGCAGAAAGGACGAGAATGTCTGTCAAATTTTTATTTATTTCTTCGGAAGTTTCAACAAAGGGAATTTCTGCAGAAAGAGTATCAAGAAGCTCTTTATCAACATCTCTTATATCAATTTCTCCAAATAAGACTGCGCTAGCATCTCGCACTCTTTTGGCTGCTTCTTCTCCATGTACTCGGCAGGTCATTTCCCACGCCAAAGATTTCTGTGCTTCACGTAAATGAGGATGCTTTGAATGTTCATTCAGCAAATCATTTATTTCGCTAATTTCTCTGAATGTGAAAAGTTTATACAGTTTTTCAAGGTCATTGTCGTCTACGTTAACCCAAAATTGATAAAACTTATAAATGCTTGTTTTGTCTTCAGAAAGATATACGGCTCCGCTTTCAGATTTACCAAATTTCTCACCATGTGAGTTTAAAAGAAGAGGAAAGGTCATTCCGTAGCACTGTCCCCCTGATTTCTTGCGTGCGAGATCCATTCCTGCGAGGATGTTGACCTGTTGGTCATTTCCTCCCATCTGAAGAGTACAACCATATTCATTATAGAGATGATTAAAATCAAAAGCCTGAAGAAGTATGTAGGAGAGCTCCGTATAAGTTATTGATTTATCGGCATCGAAAACTCTGCTCCGAACATACTCTCTGTTTACAAGGAAGCTAACGGAGAAGTATTTCCCGGT
Protein-coding regions in this window:
- a CDS encoding tyrosine--tRNA ligase — its product is VTGYIGFDPSADSLHVGNLVAIMGLAWLQRLGHKPIAIAGGGTGRIGDPSGKSSERNLLSEETINHNVSCIEKQLRHFLNFDCGKNSAMLLNNNDWLKKELFIEFLRDTGKYFSVSFLVNREYVRSRVFDADKSITYTELSYILLQAFDFNHLYNEYGCTLQMGGNDQQVNILAGMDLARKKSGGQCYGMTFPLLLNSHGEKFGKSESGAVYLSEDKTSIYKFYQFWVNVDDNDLEKLYKLFTFREISEINDLLNEHSKHPHLREAQKSLAWEMTCRVHGEEAAKRVRDASAVLFGEIDIRDVDKELLDTLSAEIPFVETSEEINKNLTDILVLSAACSSKGEAKRKIKEGGVYLNGIKIMEEGKQLSSTDLLDGGYIQIRVGKKDFRLVKFINKS
- a CDS encoding peptidylprolyl isomerase, with protein sequence MNKKVIIAVAAAIFLLGVIHLATSEEKNTVTNQIATFETSMGTFEIELNNDLAPKTVENFTNLVKKGFYDGLIFHRVIDEFMIQGGCPDGTGMGGPGYTIQDEFDKKLVHGKPGILSMANAGPNTGGSQFFITLVPCEWLDGKHAVFGHVISGMEVVESIGKVPTDSMDRPTKKVEIKKITIK